ATAGGTGCTGTATACTGTTGCTAATGCCCTCTTTTCTTGTTGTGGTCTCTTACTCTGGGTGTCCAGGAAATCTGTATGTCTGCCATGGTGGTGTGCTATAccagcctgaggtgaccttgtgcggggtgcccactgaacctcctgttgctgtgttactatatgagtgggtgtgtgtgcacatgtgtgtgtgtatgtcgctagaatctattccctttcatctcctacataatcttccctctagtgtgctggcgttgcatcatacctgtaattgcccttgcggattaataaagttgtattgtatacTGGTGGTCAGATCCCTTATGTTGCACTGTTCCTAATGTTCTAGAATTCTATTTAGTTTTAGATACCATATTTGTTTCTACTGTTATGGATTGTAAAGGACTGTAAAGGACTGTCAGTTtgttacagttttatttttattatagtgtatatatagtattctttttctttattctttttgtttgtataaacCGGGTATTTGTATGGTTTGCCAatatctttacattttgtgtttgtttgtgttatagTTGTCGCGTGGTCGcgacgaagccagtcgaacttcaactgagcgcagaccatttTCACGTTAATTTAATAgtaatactgataggaatcagGCATATTTACTTAAGCTTCTGCTCGAAGgttcctgctctaggtgttcagtcgaaagcctttccgcacactgATGCAGCAGagtcgcgagttcactcgccgacgagatgatgatgatctgacGGACAGTAACGCGAACAAAGGCAATTCTTACAATTGACACATAGTTGATCTTAtacaaatccatacaacgggaaacgagtacgcgctacGAGCGTCGCGACCGGCAATCATgaacgttaacctaacaaagtacaagTCTTGCAATCAAACGtcggactatggctttgaacataaaaggattctttcacttgcacttccaccgccaccaaaggcccttacagactagaatggtctgggtctctactcacccaaacGGCTTGTGGAGATTCGATACAAAAacgaaaaactctgactgtcatggccacggtccagcaccgtcctgttacttgatgacgactacccatgacgtcaaagaaggaaaagtaaaatgacgcatcagaagctgtgcgcgcgcgcaagacgtaagacaaaacgatgggccagctcagtatgggaggcatgcaaggatgacagcacaatcgctgacacgcgacaatAGTGTTAGTTTATAggcttttagtttatttatcaGGTTACATTATCTTATCTTTGCgaaactttacatttattttgtggttgTCCTAGGTTAGCATCCTTATCAATTCATTTATGGcaaagtttgtctttttttgagTTCTTTGCTTTTTTGGGGAATATTATCCAGTTTCTACTCTTTGCCTGTTTATATGAATCTAGAATTTGTATGGCTTGTCTCCATTGTTACCTCTTATGACAGTATAGCATGCTGTAACTCTTGGGTGGGTTAAGGAACCTACTGATGTTTAATTCCATTCTAAATTTACTGTGACCTGTTCCagttcttctctttcttgtttgtttaggtTACATTCCAACATCACATCTGTCACCACATGTGCATGTAGAACTGTCTTTAAATGTAGTTAGGCATTCTCCATTAAGCCTTATTCTACCTACTTTGGTTTGATCTGACCTATTTGATTTGAGGAAATAACACTGTAATATACTATGGTGATTATAAACATTGCAATATACTATGGTCATAGACTGTAGATATTACAGACATTGTAATGTCTAAATATATACTGTAATGTACCATAGTCATTATAGATGAAGTGTAATgtgatacgtgtgtgtgtgtgtggtaataCCCTGTAACGCAAGTCCATCGCCATCTGTTCCAACCCTCTGACAAACGCCCTTTCTATCAGTCTGTGAGACAATGGCCAGGTGAAACAAATCTGTGATAAACACCATTTCACTCATGTTACAGGATTCCAGTTGCATCTGAACACCGCAGACTGCTGTCGCCAgcaatttgttttgcttttgtttcctttctggCCGGACTGCAACAATAAGTACACTAGTCATGGATAAATCAGACCTCTCCCAACCTAACGACCCTGCCGTTGTCAGCGACCATTCTCCACCACACCCTTCAAGTATAATCGAAGTGAATGGGGACCTGTTCCCGAGATTTCGCCTGACAACCTCCACAGAGGACCATGTGAGAGGGCTGAAGGCCATGTCTGTGCGGGAGGATGACATCTTCATTGTGGCCTATCCTAAATCAGGTCACCATCTTGTTTGTTACATTAAtgtagacacattttttttctaaaatagttGGTCTGCACTCGATTTAAGACAATATTTCCTAAACTTTCTGAATGGTGATGGTGATACAGCTGTTGTTGTTCCATGGCAGGCACACACTGGGTGTGGGAGATCGTGCACATGCTGGTGTCAGGGCGAGCGGAGTATGAGGCGCGTACCAAGGAGCATCTGATGGTAGAGATGATGGAGCTAGACACGATCACCTCCCAGCCCTCCCCTCGCTTCATCAACAGCCACCTGCGCCTGCGCCACCTCCCGCGCGAGCTCGTCACCAAGCGGTCAAAGGTCATCCACTTGACGAGGAACCCGAAGGATATCGTCGTGTCGCTCTATTTCCACATGACCCAGATGAAGCATTTCCCACAGGacctcaccatcaccaccttcGTTGAAGACTGGCTGAAAGGCTGGGACTACCCAGGTATGTGTTTGTATCACATTATGCTGTTCTCTGTTTACGTCCCTTTCTGTTGTCGcagtttatgtatttatttgctctttttctctctgtgttgtgGTCCCACCCATctatgttctctctctccagaaGGTCGAGTGTCGTTGCAATGTAACAGTTGCTAATGTAACATCTAGGTATCTGACTGACTGAGGCTCAGCATTGTATTTCCACCCGCTTTCTGCATGACAGGGCTTTATCGACTTTCTCGTAGTGTGGCAGGCAGGAGAACTTGAACAACAAACATACGCACGGTTCCGCATAACAGGGTTTATAGACTTTGTCGTTTTACTTTGTGACACCGCGAACTAATCCGTGGTGACACTATCCCCGCTTTACAAGCCAAATTAGGGGGagataaaaatagtttactgCTCCTAGGGCAGCAGCTGCCTGTCTCCCCTAGTTCGCCTTACCAATTCTCATAAAAAATTTACTACTTGTGGACTGCTGGACATGaattaatattgcattgtcgCTGGCAGTGTGTAATTGGTGAAAATGTCAGACCTTTAGGGCGATGGGAAGTGCGAGAaaaatcgattacaaaattCCACCCACACACCGAAAGTGTGTACAAATATCACCACTTAACTATGTAAAAAAGCGAGGACCagtaggaggaagaggaaaagctagagagagaaaaaaaaaccatacgGCTTTTGCAACTAATCAAAATCTTACCCTCAAAAGAACAATATACTTACTGTAATAACATGCATCCACAATGCAATTACATTAGCAAAGCGATCACAACTGTGCACATTTCTTCGCGATTATATGCTAATAATCGCTTTGAACCTAGGGGCATCAGACAAATTTTATAAGCACCAGTTTTAATTCAAATTAAAGAGAGGCATATAAATTCAGGTTCTTATATTGACATTTTCCCCCTGGTACAGTTTATGAGATCCAAAGGTATCACAGTATATCTAATCTTGATGGACGTTTACCAGGTACACACTTAGACTACTTCCAATATATGACCGAGATGGACCTCTGGCAGAGAGAGCATCCCGAGGTTCCAGTCATCAATATCAGCTTTGAAGAGTGTAAGAGGGTATGTATGCTGTTGGAGTAGGTTGCATTAGCCTGTTCTTCTTAGTTGAGACAGATGAACTCCCCACCAACTCCCGTCAGTTAAAGCAAACAATAggataattttgttgttgtggctgCTGATGATAACATTAGCCATACACTCACCTTTCTCTAGTATAGATGACTTGAAAATCTACGCCATGTTTTAGAGAGTTGATACATGAGCTCATATGTTGTTAAAGGTTCTTTGTGTTAAGTGTAATAATGCTCTTTGTAAGAATCTGtaattttcacagaaaattaTTACACTTTATGCAAAAGACCTTTAACATTGTTTTAGAAAGTTCATGCAGAAAAACTTTAACTTGTCTTATATATGAAGGAACCTTCGTCTTCCACAGTTAAAGCATAGTCTTACACATCTACCACAGAGTGCCTCTAACTTGTTTTATTGCTAACATACAGTTTTTTGTCTTGAATTGTTATACCTGAAGCAGCTGttgccgcacacacacacacacaatgatacaAACAGATACATTGCATCTGTCATTAAAAAATCGTTTCCACCCACTTCCTGAACTTTCTTCAAATTAACCTCAATGTTGTAAACCTCTTATCTCCCTTCTTCCTGTTTCATGTGCGTCTGACTGTCAGTCGCCTGTTGAGTCTGTGCGGAAGCTGGCGGACTTCCTAAAGGTGGATGCCACAGACAAGCTTTGTGCGGACATTGCTGAAGCCTGCAGCTTTGAGAACTTGAAGAAAGCTGATGACAGCAAGGATTTCCCCAAGACTGGTGCCTTTAAAGATCTCAAGCTGAGCGTGTATCGAAAAGGTAAGACTACCGACTTTGACCTTTTAAACTCTCCAGGTATCCGGGCAATCGAGAACACATCTTATTGCTCTCAGAAAATGTATCCTACAGGGGCATATGACACGAGGATAAATGTATTATGTCGGCATCGATTACAAATAATTCAACAGGACGAATCGTCCTTTCAGGTACAGAGCTAAAGTTCTTAGTTTCAAATATACCAAAGTTTATTACAACTCAGccttaaaataattgaaaagcTAAATAAGATTGATCCCAGATTGAGTTCCTGTACATGAATCTTGTGATCTGTCCTACTTAGCTGACGAAAGATTGCTTTATAgtttaatgaaaaattattatttagatgCCGTGAATACTAAATCATCAAGATAATTTCGAATGCTTTTTTCTGCTGTAGGTGAAATCGACGATTGGAAGAATTTTCTCACAGTGGCTGTGAACGAAAAGTTTGATGCtcttctgaaagaaaaattgagtGGAAGACTGAGCAGATTTAATATTTGAACAGACAAGTCCGTGTTACACCGTGCTGTTATCAAGATTTGATTGGAACTGTATCTGTGTGATAACCAGTGTCTGGTTTTGCTTAACAACTGTAAACGGAAACTTCAAGTTTATTTGGACAAACAAGTACTAAAATATTTAGACGTCTTGACAAAAATATTGccctaccttttttttttaacccttgaTCACAGCAGCTTAAAGCTTAATGTTTTGGTAGTGCAACTGTAACTAAATGATGAGCAGTGTCCACCtcaaaatgaaagtgtgtgagcTGAGGgagatttgtttttgtgggATACCGAACATTCATCTGCTGTTAGCACCTATCCCTCGTGGCACACGCGcgcgccacacacacatatattctcttttttctgtacctctttcttttttgtaagcGTGTGTACTTATAGAAATGTAAGCTGAAATTTGTTAAATGCtaattttttatgaataattCACAAAGTCCATTCTAATTTTACTGGTCactgtttgtgtttgcatgtacgtgcgtgcatgtgtgtgttgttgcgTGGATGAGAGGCAGAGACCTATATGTATGTAGACGAATGGATTTAAGGCAGAGTGTGACAGACATACTCAGCAAGAACAGACAACATGCCATCATGCAAACACATTTCGGacttaaaatgcaaaaaagatttaatgatCCAATTTCATTACTTACAAAGGCTGATTGCAAAATTAATGAGAAAGTCAAGCTGACTGCGTGCACTGGGCTCATATTTCACTAAAGGTTGTAAAGAAAGAGTCTAAACAGTGGGTGAGGACTGGCTGGGCACCCTGGCGTTCTTGGCCCTGGACAGCTCGTAGAGCTCGATCTCGCAGGACTCCAGGGCAGCCAGGAACTGCATGCCCTCTGGCTTGCGCGTCAGACTCCATTCCACGATCCGGTCCCACGCCTCACCGGACGTCAGACAAGGCTCTGCCTCTTGCGCAGCCAGGATAGCCTGCAGGGTCACGAAGTGTTCAAAAGCGAAATTTTATGATTTAATAAAGAATCGCTGGTAAATAAGTAAACACAAGTTTAAACCTCCTCGTGATTTGATAAAGAGTTGTTTAATCACCTATCTAAAAGATCGAACCTCTTTATGAGTTAGTGAAATATtcccaataaataaaaaaactgagctCTTTCAATGATTTATAGTCTACCATGGCAGGAACACTGACCTGCATGCACTCCGCAGTGCACGGGCCAAACGGGTGGCAGGCGTCCGTGATGTTGTGAAACACTGGGATGTTGGGGAATGTCTGGTACCACTTGGACTCCTCCGCGCCTATGCAGCCTTTGTACGTGTCAGGATCACACCTGGTTGAAGACGAGAAGCACCATGGTCCATGAGAAgggcaggaaaaataaaatcattagcAACACTCATGAAAAGTCACAGCCGACCGCTTCTGAGGTAAGAGATGGCGACTCGTGCAGCTGAACAGGACAGTCGATAGTACAGTTGATAAAACATTCGATACAATGCAGTCGTAACAGCACAGTCAACAATACCGTCGATACATTACTGAAAAAGAAGCTGCTATGTACCAATGACAGCGCAAAGAAATGGTATAAATAAATGAACGGACAAACAAACCAATCAACAAGCAACAAAGGATCAAACGAAcgaaatacaaagaaataaacaagcaaaagatcGAACAAAcgataaacaaaataatgaacaagcaaaaaaacaaaggatcgatctaaacaacaaacaaacaaaaaaagaactaaaaataacacgaacaaaagaataaaagatcaAACCAGTCAGCAAGCAACAATGAAACGAAcgaagcaaaacaacaaacgaccgaacaaatgaaggaaagagtgaacaaagaaataaatatggagCAAACAAATCACTTCAGGTACATTTTTGGTAGTCGGTCAAAAGCTGTTTGAAGATAAGCGTTATCTTACCCACTGAGAGAACCATAGGTGGTGCACATGGGGGAGGCCAGCATGGCCTGCACGGGGTAGAAGTAGAGGAAGGCGTAGCACATCTCTTCTTGCGTCGACTCGCCGAACGTGACGGTACGGCTTTTGTACGTGGAGCTGTACTCGCACGTAGTCTTCAGCACATCCCCGGGCTCAACAGGGATAGCATCATCGTAGCTATTAAAACATAGACACACAAGCgcgtacacaaataaaaaaagagtgcTTGGATTTCTCCCCCGACGATTATCCACGACCAGAGGAATAACACTGTTAAACATCTGAAGTAAAATTTACAGCTCGTGTGAGCAAAAGATTAAATAATTGGAGAATGATAAGATTCTtgaaatgcaagaattgtttcGTAAAAATTATAGTACAGTATACGACATTTTCACAGATTTGCCCAGAAACAGCTTGCTAACCACAAGAAATATATCTTG
This window of the Pomacea canaliculata isolate SZHN2017 linkage group LG4, ASM307304v1, whole genome shotgun sequence genome carries:
- the LOC112561241 gene encoding estrogen sulfotransferase-like; translated protein: MDKSDLSQPNDPAVVSDHSPPHPSSIIEVNGDLFPRFRLTTSTEDHVRGLKAMSVREDDIFIVAYPKSGTHWVWEIVHMLVSGRAEYEARTKEHLMVEMMELDTITSQPSPRFINSHLRLRHLPRELVTKRSKVIHLTRNPKDIVVSLYFHMTQMKHFPQDLTITTFVEDWLKGWDYPGTHLDYFQYMTEMDLWQREHPEVPVINISFEECKRSPVESVRKLADFLKVDATDKLCADIAEACSFENLKKADDSKDFPKTGAFKDLKLSVYRKGEIDDWKNFLTVAVNEKFDALLKEKLSGRLSRFNI
- the LOC112561433 gene encoding uncharacterized protein LOC112561433, producing MDEHYSYDSPQFFNYDDAIPVEPGDVLKTTCEYSSTYKSRTVTFGESTQEEMCYAFLYFYPVQAMLASPMCTTYGSLSGCDPDTYKGCIGAEESKWYQTFPNIPVFHNITDACHPFGPCTAECMQAILAAQEAEPCLTSGEAWDRIVEWSLTRKPEGMQFLAALESCEIELYELSRAKNARVPSQSSPTV